Part of the Lysobacter enzymogenes genome is shown below.
CTGTATTCGCGCAGCTTCCAGCTGATGGTCGAACTGGAACGGTTGGAGGTCATGAAGATCCTCGCCGACACCACCAACCGCATCGCCGAGGGCGAAGTGCTGCAGCTGCTGCACGTGCGCAACCCCGACACCGACGAGCCGGCCTACCTGCGCGTGATCGAGCGCAAGACCGCGGTGCTGTTCGCCGCCGCGACGCGTCTGGGCGCGCTGCTGGCCGGCGGCGACGAGCGGATGCAGCAGCGCCTGCACGATTACGGCATGGCGCTGGGCTACGCGTTCCAGATCGCCGACGACGTGCTCGACTACGCCTCCGACGCGCAGACGCTGGGCAAGAATCTCGGCGACGACCTGGCCGAGGGCAAGGCGACGCTGCCGCTGATCCACGCCATCGCCCACAGCGACGACGCCGTGCGCGCGCGCCTGCGCGCCGCGGTCGAGCACGGCGACAGCGATGCGATGCCCGAGGTGCTGGCCGCGATCCACGCCACCGGCGGCCTGGCCTACAGCCGCCGGCGCGCGCAGGACTACGCCGACGCGGCCGAGGCGGCGCTGGACGGGTTGGACGACAACGATTACGTGGCGGCGCTGCGCGGGTTGGCGCGGTATGCGGTGAGCCGCGATCACTGAGGATTGCGCGCGGATCGCGCGAAAGCATCGGGGCCGGAACGTTTCCTGCGCAGTCGCGGGAGGTTCCGGCCCCGATTCGTTTGTATCGCCGCGTTGTCGCGATCGCTGCCTGCAGGAGCGGCGCGAGCCGCGACCGCGACAAGGCAACTACGCCGAAACTCTCGCACTAGCTGCGTTGCCGCAGTCGCGGCTCGCGCCGCTCCTACAGGAAGATCGCCCGCATGCGTCAGTCGCGGGCGCCGAAACGTTCGACGAAGAACCCGCGCATCGCC
Proteins encoded:
- a CDS encoding polyprenyl synthetase family protein, which translates into the protein MPPSATTLSVPDLANIQSLARDDMAAVDALIRRRLASDVVLINQVAEYIVGAGGKRLRPMLLLLAAGALGHRGPQAHQLAAVIEFIHTATLLHDDVVDESDLRRGRKTANAVWGNAASVLVGDFLYSRSFQLMVELERLEVMKILADTTNRIAEGEVLQLLHVRNPDTDEPAYLRVIERKTAVLFAAATRLGALLAGGDERMQQRLHDYGMALGYAFQIADDVLDYASDAQTLGKNLGDDLAEGKATLPLIHAIAHSDDAVRARLRAAVEHGDSDAMPEVLAAIHATGGLAYSRRRAQDYADAAEAALDGLDDNDYVAALRGLARYAVSRDH